The following coding sequences lie in one Methanopyrus sp. SNP6 genomic window:
- a CDS encoding TrkH family potassium uptake protein, with product MDVKLVSKILGTVMKVAAVLPLLPLPISLLYGELDCIAPLLLTSILMFVFGITLERIARVERHVRPRHAIVAVPIIWLVIPLFTSLPYRFCEHMSWLDAYFESMSGWTTTGLTVLPDIDHAHRTILFWRSLEQWVGGLGIVVSIISILRFETPSLLYVAEAREERIRPNVVNTAREMWKIYITITAVGFLALWAAGMNPFDALNHSMTAVATGGFSTRSESVAAWHSPAVELITVVLMVLGATSFVTHYRVAKTFRTSSIELPARIIKALRQYLQDRQFLTMIGLVIAVTAYASSVSGDRAWDIVRYYGYQAVSAITCCGFSNADVQSFPEYVKLAITVLMIIGGSTASTAGAIKILRFLIMAEAVKAAIARRTQPIRGIVVPRIGSRVLSYDEISDAFAIASAYLFFLLIGTLLLTAYGYPLVDALFEVASAQGGVGLSSGITAPNAPAFVKILLIFHMWIGRLEVLPCLAALYWLALIPKRLVVKGKD from the coding sequence GTGGATGTGAAGCTGGTAAGCAAGATCCTGGGAACCGTCATGAAAGTCGCCGCCGTGCTCCCGCTACTACCTCTCCCGATTTCGCTACTTTACGGGGAATTAGATTGCATCGCTCCTCTCCTCTTGACTTCCATCCTCATGTTCGTCTTCGGGATCACCCTCGAGCGGATCGCGAGGGTCGAGCGTCACGTCCGTCCGAGACATGCGATCGTCGCCGTGCCCATAATTTGGCTCGTTATTCCACTCTTCACATCGCTTCCTTACCGGTTCTGCGAACACATGTCGTGGCTAGACGCTTACTTCGAAAGCATGTCCGGATGGACTACGACAGGTCTCACCGTACTCCCTGACATCGATCACGCGCATCGTACGATCCTGTTCTGGAGAAGCCTCGAGCAGTGGGTAGGAGGATTAGGCATCGTCGTGTCGATTATCAGTATCCTCAGGTTCGAAACACCGAGCCTTCTGTACGTCGCCGAGGCCCGTGAGGAGCGGATCAGACCGAACGTCGTTAACACAGCGAGAGAGATGTGGAAGATTTACATTACGATCACCGCGGTGGGTTTCCTAGCCCTGTGGGCCGCGGGAATGAATCCCTTCGACGCGCTAAACCACTCCATGACCGCTGTTGCCACCGGAGGGTTCTCCACGCGGTCCGAGAGCGTCGCCGCGTGGCACTCACCGGCCGTTGAACTAATCACGGTTGTTCTCATGGTGCTCGGAGCCACCAGCTTCGTAACTCACTACAGGGTAGCCAAGACCTTCCGTACGTCCTCCATTGAACTTCCAGCGCGGATTATTAAGGCACTTCGACAGTACCTCCAAGATCGACAGTTCCTCACCATGATCGGTCTCGTCATCGCTGTCACCGCGTATGCGAGCTCGGTATCCGGCGACCGAGCGTGGGACATCGTCCGGTACTACGGGTACCAGGCGGTGTCCGCCATCACCTGCTGCGGATTTTCCAATGCGGACGTTCAATCGTTTCCCGAATACGTCAAGCTGGCCATAACCGTACTCATGATAATCGGAGGATCCACGGCCTCTACGGCAGGAGCCATCAAGATCCTGCGCTTCCTGATCATGGCGGAAGCCGTGAAGGCGGCCATAGCACGCAGGACTCAACCTATCCGAGGCATCGTCGTTCCTCGCATCGGCAGTAGGGTACTCTCTTATGATGAGATCTCCGACGCGTTCGCGATCGCCTCGGCGTACTTGTTCTTCCTACTCATAGGCACGCTGCTGCTCACGGCGTACGGGTACCCTCTGGTCGACGCCCTGTTCGAGGTCGCGTCGGCACAGGGCGGCGTCGGACTGTCCTCGGGGATCACGGCGCCCAATGCGCCGGCGTTCGTGAAAATCCTGCTTATCTTCCATATGTGGATAGGTAGATTGGAAGTCCTTCCGTGCCTAGCGGCCCTCTACTGGCTGGCTTTGATCCCGAAAAGGCTCGTCGTCAAGGGTAAGGACTGA